Proteins encoded within one genomic window of Carassius gibelio isolate Cgi1373 ecotype wild population from Czech Republic chromosome A4, carGib1.2-hapl.c, whole genome shotgun sequence:
- the LOC127968823 gene encoding uncharacterized protein LOC127968823 isoform X48, which yields MKRRRIKPLKEAEDHVLRCIDKTDALEAKHINDYKGRGVFALIPFIKGDFVVEYRGEMISLIEAEQRREANQDTFFMFDFIWQNKKWSIDATHEDGTLGRLINDDHINPNCTMKRIIVEGKPCLCLFAARDIIPGEELTYDYGGSHWPWRKPPCKDDDNMTAIENCSEDSVTTEGISRFTAEPLVDYSDTEDEVLCSKIKTSYKKRSVIHDDSDDLFENSSVNGKDDQDIQRDVRRNHASFAMSEQHSACTTASKRAKNTRARGKIAEYSDVSSEDELSVSEEEYIPDTSESYTSDSSMSFTASPKGKEKKLQTLPVRSSSAVNRIKKFSIQSSGDLGSSQNHDIAKVPDTSSILDSATSVVIPAVIKKRGGLRMYSKKQQCFFCEGAFTKISRHLERKHRNEVEVAKALSHPKGSKERRMQLEYLRNKGNFAYNSTVINTGAGLMIPRKLPKKNLEGESFMHCIYCKGLFLKKTLWRHVKVCKFKPGDEKPKPGKTRVQVLCGFAQPPPPGVTHGVWKLLNSMNQDQVALETRNDWCILELGKHLYNKYGSRVKMHEHIRQKMRELGRLLICAREVSPLTSIKELIHPTNFMHTINAVKRAAGYNEETNVFEKASVAVKLGQSLNKIAMLIESHSTIRGDEKTGKIANSFQQLYKSRWPEYISTTARRTLEEAKWNSPQLLPFTEDVKLLHIYLDEQEKTHRKLLLTQPSSQHWAKLAKITLTQVMLFNRRREGEVSQMPLSAYISSNQSDAHPDISMALTDLENKLCQYFKRVEIRGKRGRKVPVLLTPSMQESISLLLENRNTCGIPNENPFLFARPYAMTFFRGSDCIREFAVACSAKNPQTLTSTKLRKQIGTLSEVLNLSNTELDQLADFLGHDIRVHRQFYRLPEGTLQLAKISKILLALEKGRLADFKGRNLNEINIDPEEEVTVDSDLEESTSSPKECTTVSSSQHTVCENGTLPADPVSKKKRGYVKKTAWNKLEIQAVEKHMMRFINNHKIPGKADCMRCKEAEPLALKNREWSTLKFYIKNRISALNRKYLPN from the exons ATGAAACGGAGAAGAATAAAACCGTTAAAAGAAGCGGAAGATCATGTTCTCCGTTGCATCGACAAGACCGACGCACTGGAGGCCAAACACATAAACGATTATAAAG GTCGTGGAGTCTTTGCCTTAATTCCTTTTATTAAAGGAGATTTTGTTGTCGAATATAGGGGAGAAATGATTAGCTTAATTGAAGCCGAACAAAGAAGAGAGGCCAAtcaagacactttttttatgtttgactTCATCTGGCAGAACAAGAAATGGag CATTGATGCAACTCATGAGGATGGCACCCTTGGCCGCCTTATAAATGATGATCACATAAACCCAAATTGTACAATGAAAAGGATTATCGTTGAGGGAAAACCCTGTTTGTGCCTATTCGCTGCAAGAGATATCATTCCTGGAGAGGAACTCACATATGACTATGGAGGAAGTCACTGGCCTTGGAGAAAG CCTCCATGCAAGGATGATGACAACATGACAGCTATAGAGAACTGCTCTGAGGATTCTGTAACTACTGAAGGCATTTCACGATTCACAGCTgag CCTTTGGTTGATTACTCGGACACCGAAGATGAAGTTTTGTGTTCTAAAATTAAGACATCTTATAAAAag agATCTGTGATTCATGATGATTCGGATGATCTCTTTGAAAATTCGAGTGTAAATGGTAAAGATGACCAAGACATTCAACGTGACGTCAGACGGAATCATGCATCATTTGCAATGAGTGAACAACATTCCGCTTGTACCACAGCATCCAAAAGAGCAAAAAACACAAGA GCTAGAGGGAAGATCGCGGAGTACTCGGATGTTTCGAGCGAAGATGAGTTATCTGTTAGTGAGGAAGAGTACATTCCTGATACATCAGAGAGTTACACATCAGATAGTAGCATGAGCTTTACTGCTTCACCAAAgggtaaagaaaaaaagttacagacTTTGCCAGTCCGGAGCAGTTCAGCTGTGAACAGAATCAAAAAGTTCAGTATTCAAAGCAGCGGTGACTTAGGGAGCTCCCAGAACCACGACATAGCCAAAGTTCCTGACACATCTTCCATTCTTGACAGCGCAACATCAGTAGTTATCCCAGCTGTAATTAAAAAGAGAGGTGGATTGAGAATGTACAGCAAAAAACAACAGTGCTTTTTTTGTGAAGGTGCTTTTACAAAAATTTCTAGACACCTGGAACGAAAGCATAGAAATGAGGTAGAGGTAGCAAAAGCGTTAAGTCATCCAAAGGGCTCAAAAGAAAGGAGGATGCAACTTGAGTATCTACGTAACAAAGGGAACTTTGCTTACAATAGTACTGTTATTAATACAGGTGCAGGACTGATGATTCCGCGGAAACTGCCCAAAAAGAACCTGGAGGGGGAAAGTTTTATGCACTGCATTTACTGCAAAGGactcttcttaaaaaaaactttgtggcGACATGTCAAGGTTTGCAAATTCAAGCCTGGTGATGAGAAGCCGAAACCTGGAAAAACCCGTGTCCAGGTTCTTTGTGGCTTTGCACAACCTCCCCCACCAGGAGTAACTCATGGTGTTTGGAAGCTGTTAAATTCCATGAACCAGGACCAAGTGGCACTTGAAACTAGAAATGACTGGTGCATTTTAGAGTTAGGAAAGCATCTTTACAACAAGTATGGATCAAGAGTTAAAATGCATGAACACATCCGCCAAAAGATGAGGGAGCTTGGAAGACTCCTAATATGTGCAAGAGAGGTATCCCCCCTTACATCTATTAAAGAGCTCATTCATCCCACAAACTTCATGCATACCATCAATGCAGTTAAAAGGGCTGCTGGCTACAATGAAGAGACCAATGTATTTGAAAAGGCTAGTGTGGCTGTGAAACTTGGACAGAGTCTGAACAAAATCGCAATGCTCATTGAGAGCCACTCTACTATTAGAGGAGATGAAAAGACAGGAAAAATTGCGAACAGTTTTCAACAGCTTTATAAGTCCAGATGGCCCGAATACATTTCTACAACAGCCCGGCGAACACTGGAGGAAGCAAAATGGAATTCCCCACAATTACTTCCATTCACAGAAGATGTTAAGCTCCTTCATATATATCTTGACGAGCAAGAGAAGACCCATCGCAAACTCTTGTTAACACAGCCATCATCTCAGCACTGGGCAAAACTGGCCAAGATCACGTTAACTCAGGTTATGCTTTTCAATCGTAGACGAGAAGGGGAAGTGTCACAAATGCCATTGTCTGCATACATCTCCAGCAACCAATCGGATGCTCATCCAGATATTAGCATGGCCCTCACAGATTTAGAAAATAAACTGTGTCAGTACTTCAAGCGTGTAGAAATTAGAGGCAAAAGAGGCAGAAAGGTTCCCGTGCTTCTCACACCTTCCATGCAAGAATCAATCAGCCTGCTTCTTGAAAATCGGAATACCTGTGGAATTCCAAATGAAAATCCTTTTCTCTTTGCACGCCCGTATGCAATGACATTTTTCAGAGGCTCTGATTGCATTCGCGAATTTGCTGTTGCATGTAGTGCAAAAAATCCTCAGACTCTTACATCAACAAAGTTGAGAAAACAGATCGGGACACTTTCTGAAGTTCTTAATCTTAGCAACACAGAGTTAGATCAGTTGGCAGACTTTCTAGGCCATGACATTCGAGTTCATCGTCAATTTTACAGGTTACCTGAAGGCACCCTCCAACTGGCCAAAATTAGTAAAATTCTTCTGGCCCTCGAAAAAGGACGCTTGGCAGACTTTAAAGGGCGAAATCTTAATGAAATCAACATAGATCCAGAAG AGGAAGTTACAGTGGACAGTGATTTGGAGGAGTCCACTTCTAGTCCAAAAG AGTGCACCACAGTATCATCATCACAGCACACGGTTTGTGAGAACGGCACACTTCCAGCAGACCCAGTCTCCAAAAAAAAGAGAG gtTACGTTAAGAAGACGGCCTGGAACAAACTTGAGATACAGGCTGTGGAGAAGCATATGATGAGGTTtattaacaatcacaaaattccAGGAAAGGCAGACTGCATGAGGTGTAAAGAGGCGGAACCACTTGCACTTAAAAATAGAGAGTGGTCTACACTTAAATTTTACATCAAAAATCGAATCTCCGCTCTAAACAGAAAATATCTGCCAAATTAA
- the LOC127968823 gene encoding uncharacterized protein LOC127968823 isoform X30 yields MKRRRIKPLKEAEDHVLRCIDKTDALEAKHINDYKGRGVFALIPFIKGDFVVEYRGEMISLIEAEQRREANQDTFFMFDFIWQNKKWSIDATHEDGTLGRLINDDHINPNCTMKRIIVEGKPCLCLFAARDIIPGEELTYDYGGSHWPWRKPPCKDDDNMTAIDNCSEDSVTTEGISRFTAEPPCKDDDNMTAIENCSDDSVTTEGTSRFTAKPPCKDDDNMTAIENCSDDSVTTEGTSRFTAKPPCKDDDNMTAIENCSEDSVTTEGISRFTAEPLVDYSDTEDEVLCSKIKTSYKKRSVIHDDSDDLFENSSVNGKDDQDIQRDVRRNHASFAMSEQHSACTTASKRAKNTRARGKIAEYSDVSSEDELSVSEEEYIPDTSESYTSDSSMSFTASPKGKEKKLQTLPVRSSSAVNRIKKFSIQSSGDLGSSQNHDIAKVPDTSSILDSATSVVIPAVIKKRGGLRMYSKKQQCFFCEGAFTKISRHLERKHRNEVEVAKALSHPKGSKERRMQLEYLRNKGNFAYNSTVINTGAGLMIPRKLPKKNLEGESFMHCIYCKGLFLKKTLWRHVKVCKFKPGDEKPKPGKTRVQVLCGFAQPPPPGVTHGVWKLLNSMNQDQVALETRNDWCILELGKHLYNKYGSRVKMHEHIRQKMRELGRLLICAREVSPLTSIKELIHPTNFMHTINAVKRAAGYNEETNVFEKASVAVKLGQSLNKIAMLIESHSTIRGDEKTGKIANSFQQLYKSRWPEYISTTARRTLEEAKWNSPQLLPFTEDVKLLHIYLDEQEKTHRKLLLTQPSSQHWAKLAKITLTQVMLFNRRREGEVSQMPLSAYISSNQSDAHPDISMALTDLENKLCQYFKRVEIRGKRGRKVPVLLTPSMQESISLLLENRNTCGIPNENPFLFARPYAMTFFRGSDCIREFAVACSAKNPQTLTSTKLRKQIGTLSEVLNLSNTELDQLADFLGHDIRVHRQFYRLPEGTLQLAKISKILLALEKGRLADFKGRNLNEINIDPEEEVTVDSDLEESTSSPKECTTVSSSQHTVCENGTLPADPVSKKKRGYVKKTAWNKLEIQAVEKHMMRFINNHKIPGKADCMRCKEAEPLALKNREWSTLKFYIKNRISALNRKYLPN; encoded by the exons ATGAAACGGAGAAGAATAAAACCGTTAAAAGAAGCGGAAGATCATGTTCTCCGTTGCATCGACAAGACCGACGCACTGGAGGCCAAACACATAAACGATTATAAAG GTCGTGGAGTCTTTGCCTTAATTCCTTTTATTAAAGGAGATTTTGTTGTCGAATATAGGGGAGAAATGATTAGCTTAATTGAAGCCGAACAAAGAAGAGAGGCCAAtcaagacactttttttatgtttgactTCATCTGGCAGAACAAGAAATGGag CATTGATGCAACTCATGAGGATGGCACCCTTGGCCGCCTTATAAATGATGATCACATAAACCCAAATTGTACAATGAAAAGGATTATCGTTGAGGGAAAACCCTGTTTGTGCCTATTCGCTGCAAGAGATATCATTCCTGGAGAGGAACTCACATATGACTATGGAGGAAGTCACTGGCCTTGGAGAAAG CCTCCATGCAAGGATGATGACAACATGACAGCAATAGATAACTGCTCTGAGGATTCTGTAACTACTGAAGGCATTTCACGATTCACAGCTgag CCTCCATGCAAGGATGATGACAACATGACAGCAATAGAGAACTGCTCTGATGATTCTGTAACTACTGAAGGCACTTCACGATTCACAGCTAag CCTCCATGCAAGGATGATGACAACATGACAGCAATAGAGAACTGCTCTGATGATTCTGTAACTACTGAAGGCACTTCACGATTCACAGCTAag cCTCCATGCAAGGATGATGACAACATGACAGCTATAGAGAACTGCTCTGAGGATTCTGTAACTACTGAAGGCATTTCACGATTCACAGCTgag CCTTTGGTTGATTACTCGGACACCGAAGATGAAGTTTTGTGTTCTAAAATTAAGACATCTTATAAAAag agATCTGTGATTCATGATGATTCGGATGATCTCTTTGAAAATTCGAGTGTAAATGGTAAAGATGACCAAGACATTCAACGTGACGTCAGACGGAATCATGCATCATTTGCAATGAGTGAACAACATTCCGCTTGTACCACAGCATCCAAAAGAGCAAAAAACACAAGA GCTAGAGGGAAGATCGCGGAGTACTCGGATGTTTCGAGCGAAGATGAGTTATCTGTTAGTGAGGAAGAGTACATTCCTGATACATCAGAGAGTTACACATCAGATAGTAGCATGAGCTTTACTGCTTCACCAAAgggtaaagaaaaaaagttacagacTTTGCCAGTCCGGAGCAGTTCAGCTGTGAACAGAATCAAAAAGTTCAGTATTCAAAGCAGCGGTGACTTAGGGAGCTCCCAGAACCACGACATAGCCAAAGTTCCTGACACATCTTCCATTCTTGACAGCGCAACATCAGTAGTTATCCCAGCTGTAATTAAAAAGAGAGGTGGATTGAGAATGTACAGCAAAAAACAACAGTGCTTTTTTTGTGAAGGTGCTTTTACAAAAATTTCTAGACACCTGGAACGAAAGCATAGAAATGAGGTAGAGGTAGCAAAAGCGTTAAGTCATCCAAAGGGCTCAAAAGAAAGGAGGATGCAACTTGAGTATCTACGTAACAAAGGGAACTTTGCTTACAATAGTACTGTTATTAATACAGGTGCAGGACTGATGATTCCGCGGAAACTGCCCAAAAAGAACCTGGAGGGGGAAAGTTTTATGCACTGCATTTACTGCAAAGGactcttcttaaaaaaaactttgtggcGACATGTCAAGGTTTGCAAATTCAAGCCTGGTGATGAGAAGCCGAAACCTGGAAAAACCCGTGTCCAGGTTCTTTGTGGCTTTGCACAACCTCCCCCACCAGGAGTAACTCATGGTGTTTGGAAGCTGTTAAATTCCATGAACCAGGACCAAGTGGCACTTGAAACTAGAAATGACTGGTGCATTTTAGAGTTAGGAAAGCATCTTTACAACAAGTATGGATCAAGAGTTAAAATGCATGAACACATCCGCCAAAAGATGAGGGAGCTTGGAAGACTCCTAATATGTGCAAGAGAGGTATCCCCCCTTACATCTATTAAAGAGCTCATTCATCCCACAAACTTCATGCATACCATCAATGCAGTTAAAAGGGCTGCTGGCTACAATGAAGAGACCAATGTATTTGAAAAGGCTAGTGTGGCTGTGAAACTTGGACAGAGTCTGAACAAAATCGCAATGCTCATTGAGAGCCACTCTACTATTAGAGGAGATGAAAAGACAGGAAAAATTGCGAACAGTTTTCAACAGCTTTATAAGTCCAGATGGCCCGAATACATTTCTACAACAGCCCGGCGAACACTGGAGGAAGCAAAATGGAATTCCCCACAATTACTTCCATTCACAGAAGATGTTAAGCTCCTTCATATATATCTTGACGAGCAAGAGAAGACCCATCGCAAACTCTTGTTAACACAGCCATCATCTCAGCACTGGGCAAAACTGGCCAAGATCACGTTAACTCAGGTTATGCTTTTCAATCGTAGACGAGAAGGGGAAGTGTCACAAATGCCATTGTCTGCATACATCTCCAGCAACCAATCGGATGCTCATCCAGATATTAGCATGGCCCTCACAGATTTAGAAAATAAACTGTGTCAGTACTTCAAGCGTGTAGAAATTAGAGGCAAAAGAGGCAGAAAGGTTCCCGTGCTTCTCACACCTTCCATGCAAGAATCAATCAGCCTGCTTCTTGAAAATCGGAATACCTGTGGAATTCCAAATGAAAATCCTTTTCTCTTTGCACGCCCGTATGCAATGACATTTTTCAGAGGCTCTGATTGCATTCGCGAATTTGCTGTTGCATGTAGTGCAAAAAATCCTCAGACTCTTACATCAACAAAGTTGAGAAAACAGATCGGGACACTTTCTGAAGTTCTTAATCTTAGCAACACAGAGTTAGATCAGTTGGCAGACTTTCTAGGCCATGACATTCGAGTTCATCGTCAATTTTACAGGTTACCTGAAGGCACCCTCCAACTGGCCAAAATTAGTAAAATTCTTCTGGCCCTCGAAAAAGGACGCTTGGCAGACTTTAAAGGGCGAAATCTTAATGAAATCAACATAGATCCAGAAG AGGAAGTTACAGTGGACAGTGATTTGGAGGAGTCCACTTCTAGTCCAAAAG AGTGCACCACAGTATCATCATCACAGCACACGGTTTGTGAGAACGGCACACTTCCAGCAGACCCAGTCTCCAAAAAAAAGAGAG gtTACGTTAAGAAGACGGCCTGGAACAAACTTGAGATACAGGCTGTGGAGAAGCATATGATGAGGTTtattaacaatcacaaaattccAGGAAAGGCAGACTGCATGAGGTGTAAAGAGGCGGAACCACTTGCACTTAAAAATAGAGAGTGGTCTACACTTAAATTTTACATCAAAAATCGAATCTCCGCTCTAAACAGAAAATATCTGCCAAATTAA
- the LOC127968823 gene encoding uncharacterized protein LOC127968823 isoform X13 — MKRRRIKPLKEAEDHVLRCIDKTDALEAKHINDYKGRGVFALIPFIKGDFVVEYRGEMISLIEAEQRREANQDTFFMFDFIWQNKKWSIDATHEDGTLGRLINDDHINPNCTMKRIIVEGKPCLCLFAARDIIPGEELTYDYGGSHWPWRKPPCKDDDNMTAIDNCSEDSVTTEGISRFTAEPPCKDDDNMTAIDNCSEDSVTTEGTSRFTAEPPCKDNDNMTAIENCSEDSVNTEGTSRFTAEPPCKDDDNMTAIENCSDDSVTTEGTSRFTAKPPCKDDDNMTAIENCSDDSVTTEGTSRFTAKPPCKDDDNMTAIENCSEDSVTTEGISRFTAEPLVDYSDTEDEVLCSKIKTSYKKRSVIHDDSDDLFENSSVNGKDDQDIQRDVRRNHASFAMSEQHSACTTASKRAKNTRARGKIAEYSDVSSEDELSVSEEEYIPDTSESYTSDSSMSFTASPKGKEKKLQTLPVRSSSAVNRIKKFSIQSSGDLGSSQNHDIAKVPDTSSILDSATSVVIPAVIKKRGGLRMYSKKQQCFFCEGAFTKISRHLERKHRNEVEVAKALSHPKGSKERRMQLEYLRNKGNFAYNSTVINTGAGLMIPRKLPKKNLEGESFMHCIYCKGLFLKKTLWRHVKVCKFKPGDEKPKPGKTRVQVLCGFAQPPPPGVTHGVWKLLNSMNQDQVALETRNDWCILELGKHLYNKYGSRVKMHEHIRQKMRELGRLLICAREVSPLTSIKELIHPTNFMHTINAVKRAAGYNEETNVFEKASVAVKLGQSLNKIAMLIESHSTIRGDEKTGKIANSFQQLYKSRWPEYISTTARRTLEEAKWNSPQLLPFTEDVKLLHIYLDEQEKTHRKLLLTQPSSQHWAKLAKITLTQVMLFNRRREGEVSQMPLSAYISSNQSDAHPDISMALTDLENKLCQYFKRVEIRGKRGRKVPVLLTPSMQESISLLLENRNTCGIPNENPFLFARPYAMTFFRGSDCIREFAVACSAKNPQTLTSTKLRKQIGTLSEVLNLSNTELDQLADFLGHDIRVHRQFYRLPEGTLQLAKISKILLALEKGRLADFKGRNLNEINIDPEEEVTVDSDLEESTSSPKECTTVSSSQHTVCENGTLPADPVSKKKRGYVKKTAWNKLEIQAVEKHMMRFINNHKIPGKADCMRCKEAEPLALKNREWSTLKFYIKNRISALNRKYLPN, encoded by the exons ATGAAACGGAGAAGAATAAAACCGTTAAAAGAAGCGGAAGATCATGTTCTCCGTTGCATCGACAAGACCGACGCACTGGAGGCCAAACACATAAACGATTATAAAG GTCGTGGAGTCTTTGCCTTAATTCCTTTTATTAAAGGAGATTTTGTTGTCGAATATAGGGGAGAAATGATTAGCTTAATTGAAGCCGAACAAAGAAGAGAGGCCAAtcaagacactttttttatgtttgactTCATCTGGCAGAACAAGAAATGGag CATTGATGCAACTCATGAGGATGGCACCCTTGGCCGCCTTATAAATGATGATCACATAAACCCAAATTGTACAATGAAAAGGATTATCGTTGAGGGAAAACCCTGTTTGTGCCTATTCGCTGCAAGAGATATCATTCCTGGAGAGGAACTCACATATGACTATGGAGGAAGTCACTGGCCTTGGAGAAAG CCTCCATGCAAGGATGATGACAACATGACAGCAATAGATAACTGCTCTGAGGATTCTGTAACTACTGAAGGCATTTCACGATTCACAGCTgag CCTCCATGCAAGGATGATGACAACATGACAGCAATAGATAACTGCTCTGAGGATTCTGTAACTACTGAAGGCACTTCACGATTCACAGCTgag CCTCCATGCAAGGATAATGACAACATGACAGCAATAGAGAACTGCTCTGAGGATTCTGTAAATACTGAAGGCACTTCACGATTCACAGCTgag CCTCCATGCAAGGATGATGACAACATGACAGCAATAGAGAACTGCTCTGATGATTCTGTAACTACTGAAGGCACTTCACGATTCACAGCTAag CCTCCATGCAAGGATGATGACAACATGACAGCAATAGAGAACTGCTCTGATGATTCTGTAACTACTGAAGGCACTTCACGATTCACAGCTAag cCTCCATGCAAGGATGATGACAACATGACAGCTATAGAGAACTGCTCTGAGGATTCTGTAACTACTGAAGGCATTTCACGATTCACAGCTgag CCTTTGGTTGATTACTCGGACACCGAAGATGAAGTTTTGTGTTCTAAAATTAAGACATCTTATAAAAag agATCTGTGATTCATGATGATTCGGATGATCTCTTTGAAAATTCGAGTGTAAATGGTAAAGATGACCAAGACATTCAACGTGACGTCAGACGGAATCATGCATCATTTGCAATGAGTGAACAACATTCCGCTTGTACCACAGCATCCAAAAGAGCAAAAAACACAAGA GCTAGAGGGAAGATCGCGGAGTACTCGGATGTTTCGAGCGAAGATGAGTTATCTGTTAGTGAGGAAGAGTACATTCCTGATACATCAGAGAGTTACACATCAGATAGTAGCATGAGCTTTACTGCTTCACCAAAgggtaaagaaaaaaagttacagacTTTGCCAGTCCGGAGCAGTTCAGCTGTGAACAGAATCAAAAAGTTCAGTATTCAAAGCAGCGGTGACTTAGGGAGCTCCCAGAACCACGACATAGCCAAAGTTCCTGACACATCTTCCATTCTTGACAGCGCAACATCAGTAGTTATCCCAGCTGTAATTAAAAAGAGAGGTGGATTGAGAATGTACAGCAAAAAACAACAGTGCTTTTTTTGTGAAGGTGCTTTTACAAAAATTTCTAGACACCTGGAACGAAAGCATAGAAATGAGGTAGAGGTAGCAAAAGCGTTAAGTCATCCAAAGGGCTCAAAAGAAAGGAGGATGCAACTTGAGTATCTACGTAACAAAGGGAACTTTGCTTACAATAGTACTGTTATTAATACAGGTGCAGGACTGATGATTCCGCGGAAACTGCCCAAAAAGAACCTGGAGGGGGAAAGTTTTATGCACTGCATTTACTGCAAAGGactcttcttaaaaaaaactttgtggcGACATGTCAAGGTTTGCAAATTCAAGCCTGGTGATGAGAAGCCGAAACCTGGAAAAACCCGTGTCCAGGTTCTTTGTGGCTTTGCACAACCTCCCCCACCAGGAGTAACTCATGGTGTTTGGAAGCTGTTAAATTCCATGAACCAGGACCAAGTGGCACTTGAAACTAGAAATGACTGGTGCATTTTAGAGTTAGGAAAGCATCTTTACAACAAGTATGGATCAAGAGTTAAAATGCATGAACACATCCGCCAAAAGATGAGGGAGCTTGGAAGACTCCTAATATGTGCAAGAGAGGTATCCCCCCTTACATCTATTAAAGAGCTCATTCATCCCACAAACTTCATGCATACCATCAATGCAGTTAAAAGGGCTGCTGGCTACAATGAAGAGACCAATGTATTTGAAAAGGCTAGTGTGGCTGTGAAACTTGGACAGAGTCTGAACAAAATCGCAATGCTCATTGAGAGCCACTCTACTATTAGAGGAGATGAAAAGACAGGAAAAATTGCGAACAGTTTTCAACAGCTTTATAAGTCCAGATGGCCCGAATACATTTCTACAACAGCCCGGCGAACACTGGAGGAAGCAAAATGGAATTCCCCACAATTACTTCCATTCACAGAAGATGTTAAGCTCCTTCATATATATCTTGACGAGCAAGAGAAGACCCATCGCAAACTCTTGTTAACACAGCCATCATCTCAGCACTGGGCAAAACTGGCCAAGATCACGTTAACTCAGGTTATGCTTTTCAATCGTAGACGAGAAGGGGAAGTGTCACAAATGCCATTGTCTGCATACATCTCCAGCAACCAATCGGATGCTCATCCAGATATTAGCATGGCCCTCACAGATTTAGAAAATAAACTGTGTCAGTACTTCAAGCGTGTAGAAATTAGAGGCAAAAGAGGCAGAAAGGTTCCCGTGCTTCTCACACCTTCCATGCAAGAATCAATCAGCCTGCTTCTTGAAAATCGGAATACCTGTGGAATTCCAAATGAAAATCCTTTTCTCTTTGCACGCCCGTATGCAATGACATTTTTCAGAGGCTCTGATTGCATTCGCGAATTTGCTGTTGCATGTAGTGCAAAAAATCCTCAGACTCTTACATCAACAAAGTTGAGAAAACAGATCGGGACACTTTCTGAAGTTCTTAATCTTAGCAACACAGAGTTAGATCAGTTGGCAGACTTTCTAGGCCATGACATTCGAGTTCATCGTCAATTTTACAGGTTACCTGAAGGCACCCTCCAACTGGCCAAAATTAGTAAAATTCTTCTGGCCCTCGAAAAAGGACGCTTGGCAGACTTTAAAGGGCGAAATCTTAATGAAATCAACATAGATCCAGAAG AGGAAGTTACAGTGGACAGTGATTTGGAGGAGTCCACTTCTAGTCCAAAAG AGTGCACCACAGTATCATCATCACAGCACACGGTTTGTGAGAACGGCACACTTCCAGCAGACCCAGTCTCCAAAAAAAAGAGAG gtTACGTTAAGAAGACGGCCTGGAACAAACTTGAGATACAGGCTGTGGAGAAGCATATGATGAGGTTtattaacaatcacaaaattccAGGAAAGGCAGACTGCATGAGGTGTAAAGAGGCGGAACCACTTGCACTTAAAAATAGAGAGTGGTCTACACTTAAATTTTACATCAAAAATCGAATCTCCGCTCTAAACAGAAAATATCTGCCAAATTAA